The DNA segment GAAGTCGACGAAGGGTCGATAGGGTTCCATGATATCATCGGCAAGACAGAAGGCGTTGTATCGGTTTTGGTGCTGAATGCCAACTGTTGGGAGCAATCCTGAACTAACGAGTGCGCGGGCGACGGCAGCGCGCAGCACGGCATAGCCGTAGTTGAGCAAATTATTGGGCGGCGCGCCGAAGCGGTCTCTTGAAAAGGCTTCGCCTTCGAAGAGCGATTTCCAATAGTGCTTTGCGGCTTGTGCTTCGCGGTTGCCTTTATCGCCGCTTTGCACTTGTTTGGCAAGCCGCCGCAGGGTTTCTGCCGTTTTCCCTAAATGCTCCAAGAGCAAGGCTTGATTGAGGATTTTCGCTGCAACGGTCTGTCGCCAAAGTTGTTTTTTGAGCGGCAGTTTTGCTTCCAGTTGCGCAAGGAAGCGTTCGGTTTGAACCGAATTGGCATCGAGCGGCAAGAGCAACCCCGCAGGCAGATGTTGCGCATCGCACACTACCACCGCCGCATTGTAGGCAGTGAGTTTTGCCAGTGCGGCG comes from the [Chlorobium] sp. 445 genome and includes:
- a CDS encoding subtype II CRISPR-associated endonuclease Cas1: MIKRTLLFTTPAYLSTRFEQLVVKMREAEEEIRIPMEDIGVLMLESPEVTLTAAALAKLTAYNAAVVVCDAQHLPAGLLLPLDANSVQTERFLAQLEAKLPLKKQLWRQTVAAKILNQALLLEHLGKTAETLRRLAKQVQSGDKGNREAQAAKHYWKSLFEGEAFSRDRFGAPPNNLLNYGYAVLRAAVARALVSSGLLPTVGIQHQNRYNAFCLADDIMEPYRPFVDFTVQRLWQRRDKTRELFELTKEHKRELLQVLTLPVDMLGERSPLLVALSQTTASLVRCFQGEASEMIYPRFIAPEPNQPNDDTDE